The genomic stretch tgggcacacacatacacatagtaTTACATATTCATACTGAATTTTCTAATCACCTGGtctttgtgtggttgtgtggacCTGCCCTCGATGATGTAaatgatgttgttgttgatgatgatgtcgcTGTAACTCTTCTTGTTGCTTTAATTGTTCTTTTTCCTGGTCCAGTTTTCTTTGGAGCAGTAAAAGTTCTTGTTCCTCCTGTATGTTCAGCCGCTGTTCTCGGCCTCCCTCTGTTCCAGgaagctctctgtctctgtgcggCCCGACTGCCGGTTGCCTTTGCTCCGTCGCCTCTGTTTGGTTGTGTTTGCAGTCGTGGTTATGGTcatgactgtgactgtggctgtggctgtggctatgattgtggttgtggttttgattgtggttgtggttatggCTATCATTATGGCTGTTATCGTGGTTGTGCGGCACGCCGCCCTGCTGGGGAGGAGACACggcctgtgtgtggtgtgtgtgtggcctgtgctccccctctgtgggtctctgtggggcGCTGTGATGGGAGGTGATATTGGGGTTCAGCCCGTGGGGGTTCAGCCCGTGGGGGTGCGTGTGTGGCCTGTGCTCCCCGTGGGGCCGCACTGCGCTGCCGTCTCCGCGGCGATGGCCCGGGGTCCTGTCCCCCTGGAGCGCGTCCTGTGTGGGCCGGggctccctcccctcctcgccCCGCGGCGGCTCCGTGGGGGCCCTCTCCTCGCTGACGGGCGAGGGGCTGGTGTGCGCGTGCGTCTGTGCGGTGGGCGGGCGCGGCGGGACGCGATTGGCCGGCCGGAGGCTGGGGTTCTGGTtgcggttctggttctgtttcAGCTCGTCCTCCCGGTGCAGCTCCTCCTTGGAGAGCGTTTTGAGGGGCGGGGCTTTGGGGGCCGGCCGCTGGGGCTGCACTGCATGCTGGGGCTTCCTGGGCGTGGTccgcggggccgggggcggggccgtggTCTGGCAGCGACAGTCCATGTGGTCCTGGACGGAGATGATGGCCTTCTCGTAGTGAGGGTTCCTATTGATGTACTGGATCTTCATCACCTGTCAGACAACAGAGCTGCCATTAGTACAGCTTCTTACATgagggcagggctgcccaaccctgctcctggagacctactgatctactgtcctgtaggttttcatttcgacATTAATTTTGGCACACCCGATTCTACTCattctctagctgttgaatgaggtgtgctttgttcgggttgaagtgaaaacccacaggacggTAGACCTCCGGGACCGGGGTCTGGCAGCCCTGCAGAAGGAGCTACAGGTCGGATTCGGCAGGGTCCTCGCTGTCGTACACTTGAGCGAAGTGACTGATTGGAACTGTCATCAAAATATCAGATTTTGAGTGTCAAATAACCACCGGTAAAAATAGGCGATATGGAATATCCTTGCTATGCGCTGCCAGCATTCCAGAAAGAGGGCATCCgcccaagaaaaataaattatgaaaatgacgAGCAAACTGGAAGCGCTGTGTGTACTATATGGCCCATATACCAACAGATACAGGTCGACTGAGCACCGCTGTTACAGCTTGCATCTGATGTGAGTGATGGCATACACTTACTACCAACAGCGGTGGTATATGTCCTCTACCTATAGAGAGTGCCGGAGGGTATATGTTCAGCACCCATAGAGAGAGCTAGAGGGTGTGTGTTCAGCACCCATAGAGAGAGCTGGAGGCTGTGTGTTCAGCACCCATAGAGAGAgctggagggtgtgtgttcagCACCCATAGAGAGTGCCAGAGGGTATATGTTCAGCACCCATAGAGAGAGCTGGAGGATGTGTGTTCAGCACCCATAGAGAGAgctggagggtgtgtgttcagCACCCACAGAGAGtgctggagggtgtgtgttcagcacccacagagagagctggagagtgtgtgttcagcacccacagagagagctggagggtgtgtgttcagcacccacagagagagctggagggtgtgtgttcagcacccacagagagagctggagggtgtgtgttcagcacccacagagagagctgaagagtgtgtgttcagcacccacagagagagctggagggtgtgtgttcagcacccacagagagagctgaagagtgtgtgttcagcacccacagagagagctggaggaTGTGTGTTCAGCACCCATAGAGAGtgctggagggtgtgtgttcagcacccacagagagagctgaagagtgtgtgttcagcacccacagagagagctggaggaTGTGTGTTCAGCACCCATAGAGAGtgctggagggtgtgtgttcagcacccacagagagagtgggagggtgTGTTCAGCACCCATAGAGAGTGCGTGTTCAGTGGGAGAGGGGTGTACCTGCAGGTATCGGGTGCGAGTGACGATGGGGACACAATGCACGGTCCTGGAGTTGCAGCAGCCGGAGCAGCGCTGCACCTCCACGCAGGGGGGCCACAGCATGAAGTTAGCGTTCCGCCGGTCCAGCATGTCCCGCGTCACCTCCAGCACCTCCGTGCGCACCTTACAGCGGGCCTGCTGCGCCTCCTCCGCCactgggagaggggagagacatactgtcacacactgtcacacactgtcacatactgtcacacactgtcacatactgtcacacactgcacactatacacacacacacactatacacacactgtacacactgcacacactgtcacacacacacacacacacacacacacacacacacactgaacactacacacacacacacacactgcgcacacacacacactgcacactatacacacacaaactgcacacactgaacactacacacacacacacacacacacacactgcacactatacacacacacacacacacacacacacacactgcacacactgcacacactgagcgcacacacactctgcacacacacacacactctgcacacactctgcacacacacacacacacacacacacacactgcacacactgcgcgcgcacacacacacacacactacacacacacacacacacacacactgcacacattgcgcgcacacacacacacacacacacacacacacacacacactacacactacacacactgcacactgtacacacagacactacactctgtacacactacacacactgcacgctgtacacacactacacacacactgcgcacacatacacgctgcacactgtacacacacacactacacacactgaacacacacagtgtactttTTCTAATCATATTGGATGAAGAAATATCCTGTATTttagtgtttcttttttcttttttttacataggcCTATAGTACATTGATAAGCCTGAGGAGAAAATAAGCTGAGTAATCGATTGACAAATTACTCATACCCATcgttaataaataaacactgtacatgtaatatttatactgtatgtaaccaTGATATATTATAGCAGAAGGAACCGTGATAGGTCATTTCCATACTGATTAATATTACAGTAAGGGGggcatgagagagacagagggagggaggaagaagagacgaggggagagagagagagagaaggaaagagtgaGCGAGTAGGGGAAGGAGGGCTCACCGAGGCTTCTGGGAAGGCGCTTGGAAGTGCCGTTGGCGTGGCGACGCTTGGATGTCTGACTGTCTGGGTCCTCGTCTggaggaaacagagagagacagggcggGTGGTGTCATTTAGATATCGTTAATATACTATCTGATAACTTCATTTCAAACAAGGCTATCAACATAATAACAAGCACTAAAAAAACTACTTTTtgttcagtgagtgtgagtggcaTTGAAACATTGTTCGGGACACAAAGGAAACTCTTATTTGAACAATCAGTGCTATTTTTAGCCCTCTGTCTGAGCCGTCAGAAACGTGGCTGACTGGGGATAAATGAGAGGATAATTGT from Conger conger chromosome 2, fConCon1.1, whole genome shotgun sequence encodes the following:
- the pdgfba gene encoding platelet-derived growth factor beta polypeptide a, with protein sequence MSSWVLLLWTLAACVRFACTEGDPLPPALVELVRTSSISSIQDLQLLLEPDSVDEDPDSQTSKRRHANGTSKRLPRSLVAEEAQQARCKVRTEVLEVTRDMLDRRNANFMLWPPCVEVQRCSGCCNSRTVHCVPIVTRTRYLQVMKIQYINRNPHYEKAIISVQDHMDCRCQTTAPPPAPRTTPRKPQHAVQPQRPAPKAPPLKTLSKEELHREDELKQNQNRNQNPSLRPANRVPPRPPTAQTHAHTSPSPVSEERAPTEPPRGEEGREPRPTQDALQGDRTPGHRRGDGSAVRPHGEHRPHTHPHGLNPHGLNPNITSHHSAPQRPTEGEHRPHTHHTQAVSPPQQGGVPHNHDNSHNDSHNHNHNQNHNHNHSHSHSHSHSHDHNHDCKHNQTEATEQRQPAVGPHRDRELPGTEGGREQRLNIQEEQELLLLQRKLDQEKEQLKQQEELQRHHHQQQHHLHHRGQVHTTTQRPVTTTAALTAALTTERPPPTRRPPARRGGTRRRPRKNRRRISKATMRAMLM